The proteins below are encoded in one region of Thermococcus peptonophilus:
- a CDS encoding phosphoadenosine phosphosulfate reductase domain-containing protein, translating to MGRPVFLGKAYINWCEKCNVPLIGDSCAIHGKEGVFRLNITPPGDLRFAFEKDIEFIRSVFMEHYGVDIGEILEGKIVLLNKLPSEDDAYEIILDGYVFGYVKFDPLELKWHAGLKVEGAIALWKRFGKKMKKWVVVDKGAVEPIKKGANLMAVGVVEADPSIRVGDEVVLVTEDGEVFATGIAKKDYDALMRGERGSGVKPKRQKTINYREGKKATMEDVLRANSIALEEKVVKSREFMRRVANKYSDLPKAVAFSGGKDSLVVLGLALEEFGTDFTVFFNNTGIEFPETVQYVEELRKELEPKGVSFIVADAGDAFWRALYVFSPPGRDYRWCCKVTKLGPITMAIKENYPKGVLMFVGQRKYESIKRFKQPRVWRNEWVPNEIGASPIFHWRAIEVWLYIFSRKLKYNPLYARGFDRIGCFLCPSASLAEFERLKREKPELWKKWRNALEYWRKRFDLPEEWVTYGFWRWKRLSKGEKSIARKLGVNIPEERSWEPVKVQIQETDDGYELTFNTVLNKKRLLEVTPILGEVEVEGDVIKAGQVEFLTGTRRARAPNEEEAWSAYYLVKRAYECVGCGVCVGKCPENALSIDERSKKIIVDWDACVHCRECMDVCPLLKIKNPEEGSQL from the coding sequence ATGGGGAGACCCGTCTTCCTCGGAAAGGCTTACATAAACTGGTGCGAGAAGTGCAACGTCCCGCTCATTGGCGATTCCTGCGCTATCCACGGAAAGGAAGGAGTCTTCAGGCTAAACATCACTCCGCCGGGAGATCTGCGCTTCGCCTTTGAGAAAGACATTGAGTTCATCCGCTCAGTGTTCATGGAGCACTACGGCGTTGACATCGGCGAAATCCTTGAAGGGAAGATCGTCCTCCTCAACAAGCTTCCGAGCGAGGATGATGCCTATGAGATAATCCTCGACGGCTACGTTTTTGGTTATGTGAAGTTCGACCCGCTCGAGCTGAAGTGGCACGCGGGGCTGAAGGTAGAGGGAGCCATCGCCCTCTGGAAGCGCTTCGGAAAGAAGATGAAGAAGTGGGTAGTCGTTGATAAGGGAGCTGTAGAGCCTATAAAGAAGGGTGCGAACCTGATGGCTGTCGGTGTGGTCGAGGCTGATCCGAGCATAAGGGTTGGAGATGAGGTCGTACTCGTTACCGAAGATGGAGAAGTTTTTGCCACCGGAATAGCAAAAAAGGACTATGATGCTCTGATGAGAGGCGAGAGGGGAAGCGGCGTAAAGCCGAAGAGGCAGAAGACAATCAACTACCGCGAGGGCAAGAAGGCCACCATGGAGGATGTTCTGCGGGCGAACAGCATAGCGCTCGAAGAGAAGGTCGTAAAGAGCAGGGAGTTCATGAGGAGGGTTGCCAACAAATACTCCGATCTCCCAAAGGCAGTCGCGTTCTCGGGCGGAAAGGACAGTTTAGTGGTCCTTGGTCTGGCGCTGGAAGAGTTTGGGACCGACTTCACGGTCTTCTTCAACAACACGGGCATCGAGTTCCCTGAGACAGTTCAATACGTTGAAGAGCTGAGAAAGGAGCTTGAGCCTAAGGGGGTTAGCTTCATAGTGGCCGACGCCGGCGACGCCTTCTGGAGGGCTCTATACGTCTTCTCGCCGCCGGGGAGGGACTACCGCTGGTGCTGTAAAGTTACGAAGCTCGGACCGATCACGATGGCGATAAAAGAGAACTATCCAAAGGGCGTTCTCATGTTCGTTGGCCAGAGGAAGTACGAGAGCATAAAGCGCTTCAAACAGCCGCGCGTGTGGAGAAACGAGTGGGTGCCAAATGAGATTGGAGCCTCGCCGATCTTCCACTGGAGGGCCATAGAGGTCTGGCTCTACATATTCAGCAGGAAGCTGAAGTACAACCCGCTCTACGCCCGCGGTTTCGACAGAATAGGCTGCTTCCTCTGTCCGAGCGCTTCATTAGCTGAGTTCGAGAGGCTGAAGAGGGAGAAGCCCGAACTCTGGAAGAAGTGGAGAAACGCGCTGGAGTACTGGAGGAAGCGCTTTGACCTGCCAGAGGAGTGGGTGACCTACGGCTTCTGGCGCTGGAAGAGGCTCAGCAAGGGCGAGAAGTCAATAGCGCGGAAGCTGGGTGTTAATATTCCGGAGGAGCGCTCGTGGGAGCCTGTGAAAGTCCAGATTCAAGAGACCGACGATGGCTACGAGCTGACCTTCAACACCGTCCTCAACAAGAAGAGGCTCCTTGAGGTGACCCCAATCCTCGGGGAGGTAGAAGTTGAGGGCGACGTTATCAAGGCGGGGCAGGTTGAGTTCCTAACCGGAACGAGAAGGGCCAGAGCTCCGAATGAAGAAGAGGCCTGGAGCGCCTACTACCTCGTCAAGAGAGCCTACGAGTGCGTCGGCTGTGGCGTCTGCGTCGGTAAATGCCCAGAGAACGCGCTGAGCATAGACGAGAGGAGCAAGAAGATAATCGTTGACTGGGACGCGTGCGTCCACTGTCGCGAGTGCATGGACGTCTGCCCGCTGTTAAAGATCAAGAACCCCGAGGAGGGGAGCCAGCTTTAG
- a CDS encoding SPFH domain-containing protein yields the protein MAGFAAFVILVLGLFLLLLLLLGVKIIRPYEKGLVERLGKFNRILDPGVHFIIPFMERVKKVDMREHVIDVPPQEVICKDNVVVTVDAVVYYQIMDPVKAVYNVSNFLMAIVKLAQTNLRAIIGEMELDETLSGRDIINARLREELDKITDRWGVKITRVEIQRIDPPKDIQEAMAKQMTAEREKRAMILLAEGKKESAIREAEGQKQAAILKAEGEKQRQILIAEGQAEAIRKVLEALRMADEKYLTLQYIEKLPDLAKYGNLIVPYDTEALIGLLRILQKVKDMPLPKPPESEKEELQGSGENNEELEKPKDMME from the coding sequence ATGGCTGGCTTTGCTGCCTTTGTAATACTCGTCCTGGGCCTGTTTTTACTGCTGCTGCTGTTACTGGGCGTCAAGATAATCAGGCCCTATGAGAAAGGACTAGTGGAGAGGCTCGGAAAGTTCAACAGAATCCTCGACCCTGGCGTGCACTTCATAATCCCCTTCATGGAGAGAGTAAAGAAAGTTGACATGAGGGAGCACGTCATTGATGTTCCCCCACAGGAAGTCATCTGTAAGGACAACGTCGTCGTAACCGTTGATGCCGTCGTCTACTACCAGATAATGGACCCGGTAAAGGCCGTCTACAACGTGAGCAACTTCCTGATGGCCATCGTCAAGCTCGCTCAGACCAACCTGCGTGCCATAATCGGTGAGATGGAGCTTGATGAGACGCTCTCTGGAAGGGACATAATCAACGCCCGCCTCAGGGAAGAGCTCGACAAGATAACCGACCGCTGGGGCGTTAAGATAACCCGCGTCGAGATACAGAGGATAGACCCGCCGAAGGACATCCAGGAGGCAATGGCTAAGCAGATGACCGCGGAGAGGGAGAAGAGGGCCATGATCCTTCTGGCGGAAGGTAAGAAGGAGAGCGCCATAAGGGAGGCCGAGGGTCAGAAGCAGGCTGCCATTCTAAAGGCCGAAGGTGAAAAGCAGAGACAGATACTCATAGCGGAGGGTCAGGCCGAGGCAATCAGGAAGGTTCTCGAGGCCCTCAGGATGGCGGACGAGAAGTACCTCACGCTCCAGTACATCGAGAAGCTTCCCGACCTTGCCAAGTACGGTAACCTCATAGTCCCATACGACACAGAGGCCCTAATTGGCCTGCTGAGGATCCTTCAGAAGGTCAAGGACATGCCGCTTCCAAAGCCGCCCGAGAGCGAGAAGGAAGAGCTTCAGGGAAGTGGTGAGAACAACGAAGAGCTTGAAAAGCCCAAAGATATGATGGAGTGA
- a CDS encoding NfeD family protein produces MDPLPIFLLILGLLIILLDMMVTAFITPIGVTFAVLGILLGFGWNFTESFVVALIFGVLAYILVGRYIRKDVVDIGAKEKKYTFDPVGKRGRVLKVAEDHYLVELEGDNWIALSDDRLEVGDTVEVVKVDGVKLIVKKV; encoded by the coding sequence ATGGATCCCCTCCCGATTTTTCTCCTCATCCTTGGACTGCTAATAATCCTGCTCGACATGATGGTTACGGCCTTCATAACGCCTATAGGGGTTACCTTCGCTGTTCTTGGAATTCTCTTAGGCTTCGGCTGGAACTTCACGGAAAGCTTTGTCGTTGCGTTGATCTTCGGCGTCCTCGCCTATATCCTCGTCGGCAGGTACATCAGGAAAGATGTAGTTGACATCGGGGCAAAGGAGAAGAAGTACACTTTTGACCCTGTTGGAAAGCGGGGGAGAGTCCTGAAGGTAGCCGAGGATCACTACCTCGTTGAGCTTGAGGGGGACAACTGGATAGCGCTCAGTGATGATAGGCTTGAAGTCGGGGACACCGTAGAGGTTGTCAAGGTTGATGGGGTCAAGCTGATCGTGAAGAAAGTCTGA
- a CDS encoding thymidine kinase, translating into MHPGGFLEVITGPMFAGKTTELIKRVERQIFAKRKAALFKPAIDNRYSEREVVAHNGLRYEAFVVPTTEEGVERIKEITLNEGYEVIGIDEVQFFPMSIVEALNELADKGIYVIASGLNLDFKGDPFPVTKELLVRADNIVYLTAVCTVCGKPATRSQRLIDGKPAPKNSPVILVGGRESYEARCREHHIVPEE; encoded by the coding sequence ATGCACCCGGGCGGTTTTCTTGAGGTCATAACTGGCCCAATGTTCGCCGGAAAGACGACAGAGCTCATCAAGAGGGTCGAGAGGCAGATTTTCGCCAAGAGAAAGGCGGCGCTGTTCAAACCAGCCATAGACAACCGTTATTCCGAAAGGGAAGTCGTTGCCCACAACGGGCTCAGGTACGAGGCCTTCGTAGTGCCGACCACCGAGGAAGGAGTGGAGAGGATAAAGGAGATAACGCTCAATGAAGGCTACGAGGTCATTGGAATAGATGAGGTTCAGTTCTTCCCGATGTCAATTGTGGAGGCCTTAAACGAGCTCGCCGACAAGGGAATTTACGTCATAGCCAGCGGCCTCAACCTGGACTTCAAGGGCGATCCGTTCCCTGTGACCAAAGAACTTCTCGTGAGGGCGGACAACATCGTCTATCTGACGGCGGTCTGTACGGTCTGCGGAAAGCCCGCGACGAGGAGCCAGAGATTGATAGACGGGAAGCCCGCTCCAAAGAATTCGCCGGTTATCCTTGTTGGGGGAAGGGAAAGCTACGAGGCCCGGTGTCGGGAGCACCACATTGTGCCTGAGGAGTGA
- a CDS encoding 50S ribosomal protein L39e: protein MARNKPFAKKLRLAKAAKQNRRVPVWVIVKTNRKVITHPKRRHWRRTKLKE, encoded by the coding sequence ATGGCCAGGAACAAGCCGTTTGCGAAGAAGCTCAGGCTCGCCAAGGCTGCAAAGCAGAACAGACGCGTCCCTGTTTGGGTTATTGTGAAGACCAACAGGAAAGTTATCACTCACCCGAAGAGGAGACACTGGAGGAGGACAAAGCTTAAGGAGTGA
- a CDS encoding 50S ribosomal protein L31e: protein MPIKPGEEVIFVVPINKIKKRVPRWKRAPRAARFVREWIARHAKADEVIIGTDVNEKIWERGAEKPPGKLRVKVVVEESEGKRIARVSLA, encoded by the coding sequence ATGCCGATCAAGCCCGGTGAAGAGGTCATATTCGTCGTCCCGATAAACAAGATCAAGAAGAGGGTTCCCCGCTGGAAGAGGGCACCCAGGGCTGCCCGCTTCGTCCGCGAGTGGATAGCCAGGCACGCCAAGGCTGACGAGGTCATAATCGGCACCGACGTCAACGAGAAGATCTGGGAGCGCGGCGCTGAGAAGCCGCCAGGAAAGCTCCGCGTCAAGGTCGTCGTCGAGGAGAGCGAGGGGAAGAGGATAGCAAGGGTCTCCCTCGCCTGA
- a CDS encoding translation initiation factor IF-6: MHIERLDFENSPYLGVYGRATDRVLLLREGLGEKKLEVLREVLKVPIIETSIMKSRIVGIFAAGNSNAIIVPWYIWDAELERIKTALNEFGIDMDVVPFKSRLTALGNLVLTNDKAALVSKEFTREEANAIGEILGVDEVERGMIASYHSVGSVGVVTNKGGLVHPEATDEELEWLSDLFGVDIYVGTANMGVPFVGSCMLANSYGVVVGHLTTGPEIVKIEEALGFLG, from the coding sequence ATGCACATAGAGAGACTCGATTTTGAGAACTCCCCATATCTCGGCGTTTACGGGCGCGCAACTGACAGGGTTCTTCTCCTGAGAGAGGGACTGGGTGAGAAGAAGCTGGAAGTCCTGAGAGAAGTTCTCAAAGTCCCAATCATCGAGACCAGCATCATGAAGTCGAGGATAGTTGGAATATTCGCCGCCGGCAACTCCAACGCAATCATCGTCCCTTGGTACATCTGGGACGCTGAGCTTGAGAGAATCAAAACTGCTCTCAACGAGTTCGGTATTGACATGGACGTTGTCCCCTTTAAGAGCAGGCTCACAGCCCTTGGCAACCTTGTCCTGACCAACGATAAGGCCGCCCTCGTCAGCAAGGAGTTCACGAGGGAGGAGGCAAACGCGATAGGCGAGATACTGGGCGTTGATGAGGTCGAGAGGGGAATGATAGCCAGCTACCACTCGGTCGGCAGCGTTGGCGTCGTCACGAACAAGGGCGGGCTTGTTCATCCCGAGGCAACTGACGAGGAGCTTGAGTGGCTGAGCGACCTCTTCGGCGTTGATATCTACGTCGGTACAGCCAACATGGGCGTTCCATTCGTTGGCTCTTGCATGCTGGCCAACTCGTATGGTGTCGTTGTCGGGCACCTAACGACTGGTCCTGAGATAGTGAAGATCGAGGAAGCCCTCGGCTTCCTTGGTTGA
- the rpl18a gene encoding 50S ribosomal protein L18Ae: MEVKVFRVKGTFERLGKKQPFTKEYRALKEEHVRELVYSDLGSKHRVPRTKIWIESIEEIKPEEAEDPVVRRLSLEL; encoded by the coding sequence ATGGAGGTCAAGGTTTTCCGCGTCAAGGGTACCTTTGAGAGGCTCGGAAAGAAGCAGCCCTTCACCAAAGAGTACAGGGCCCTCAAGGAGGAGCACGTAAGGGAGCTCGTTTACTCTGACCTCGGGAGCAAGCACAGGGTTCCGAGAACAAAGATATGGATTGAGAGCATCGAGGAGATAAAGCCTGAGGAGGCCGAAGACCCAGTCGTCAGAAGGCTCAGCCTCGAGCTTTGA
- a CDS encoding DUF7411 family protein, giving the protein MRVYHLYSGGKDSSLAAWILTRIGYEVKLVTVTFGMLDNWKYAEETARRLGFKHEILKLPRELLERAAEMAVEDGRPGRAIQFIHEKALEALASKPDVERVSDGTRRDDRVPYLDLSKARSLEDRFGVAYIRPLLGLGYRTINELVGRLFEVEIRESEELEKSDYEVELRHLLRERGIDPLSIFPRKHYQSRVLGWKEEKVKARG; this is encoded by the coding sequence ATGAGGGTATACCACCTATATTCCGGTGGCAAGGACTCCAGCTTGGCGGCGTGGATACTGACGAGAATAGGGTACGAGGTCAAGCTGGTTACGGTGACCTTCGGGATGCTCGATAACTGGAAGTACGCAGAGGAAACAGCCAGAAGGCTCGGTTTCAAGCATGAAATTCTCAAGCTCCCTCGGGAACTCCTTGAGAGGGCCGCCGAAATGGCAGTTGAAGACGGAAGACCTGGAAGGGCGATTCAGTTCATCCACGAAAAGGCTCTTGAGGCCCTGGCCTCGAAACCTGACGTTGAGAGGGTAAGCGACGGGACGAGAAGAGACGATAGAGTCCCATACCTTGACCTGTCAAAGGCGCGTTCACTTGAGGACAGGTTCGGGGTGGCATATATAAGGCCGCTCCTCGGTCTAGGCTACAGGACGATAAACGAGCTCGTTGGACGGCTCTTTGAGGTCGAGATAAGGGAGAGCGAGGAGCTTGAGAAGAGCGACTACGAAGTTGAGCTTAGGCACCTCTTGAGGGAGAGGGGAATCGACCCACTGTCAATATTTCCAAGAAAACATTACCAATCAAGGGTCCTTGGATGGAAGGAAGAAAAGGTCAAAGCTCGAGGCTGA
- a CDS encoding molybdenum cofactor synthesis domain-containing protein, giving the protein MAFLKVVPLEKAIKVIESFNFEPKVERVPLGDALGRVLAEDVVSPIDVPPFDRATVDGYAVRAQDTFMASESQPVKLKIVGEINAGDTPSVQPKEGEAVYISTGAPLPESADAVIQFEDVEREGDTVIIYKPAYPGLGVMKAGTDIPKGKLLLKRGTRLGFKETALLSAVGLSEVPVFRKPRVAVISTGNEIVLPGEELRPGKIYDINGRAITDAVRELGGEGVFLGIARDDRDSLKNLILKGLECCDIVLLSGGASGGIRDLTSSIIEELGRVYIHGIAIQPGKPTIIGEINGKPIFGLPGYPTSCLTNFTLLVAPLLRKLIGREAEIRKVKKRLAHKVFSVKGRRQFLPVRIEGEKAVPILKGSGAVTSFVDADGFIEVPETVEILEAGEEVEVTLFG; this is encoded by the coding sequence ATGGCGTTCCTTAAGGTGGTTCCGCTGGAAAAGGCGATAAAAGTCATCGAGTCCTTCAACTTTGAACCGAAGGTTGAGAGGGTTCCGCTTGGGGATGCACTCGGCAGGGTTCTCGCTGAGGATGTTGTATCCCCAATAGACGTTCCCCCCTTTGACAGGGCCACCGTGGACGGCTACGCAGTACGGGCCCAAGACACGTTTATGGCGAGCGAGAGCCAACCAGTGAAGCTGAAGATTGTGGGCGAGATAAACGCAGGAGATACTCCCTCAGTTCAGCCGAAGGAGGGTGAGGCCGTCTATATCTCCACTGGTGCACCCCTCCCTGAGAGCGCCGATGCGGTCATTCAGTTCGAGGACGTTGAGAGGGAGGGGGACACTGTCATCATCTACAAGCCTGCTTATCCTGGCCTCGGGGTGATGAAGGCTGGAACTGACATTCCGAAGGGCAAGCTCCTCTTGAAGAGGGGCACGAGACTGGGCTTCAAGGAGACAGCCCTTCTTTCAGCTGTGGGTCTCTCTGAAGTGCCAGTGTTTAGAAAGCCCAGGGTGGCAGTGATAAGCACAGGGAACGAGATAGTCCTCCCTGGGGAAGAACTCAGGCCGGGCAAAATTTACGACATCAACGGAAGGGCTATAACCGACGCCGTCAGGGAGCTCGGAGGGGAAGGAGTCTTCCTCGGCATAGCGAGGGACGACCGAGATAGCCTGAAGAACCTGATACTCAAAGGACTTGAGTGCTGTGATATCGTCCTCCTCAGCGGTGGTGCTAGTGGAGGAATAAGGGACCTGACGAGCTCAATAATTGAGGAGCTTGGCAGAGTTTACATCCATGGGATAGCAATACAGCCTGGGAAGCCAACGATAATCGGGGAGATAAACGGCAAGCCAATCTTTGGACTTCCGGGCTACCCTACGAGCTGTCTGACAAACTTCACGCTCCTTGTGGCACCGCTCCTGAGGAAGCTGATTGGGAGGGAAGCTGAGATCAGGAAGGTCAAGAAGAGGCTCGCCCACAAGGTTTTCTCTGTCAAAGGTAGAAGGCAGTTCCTTCCTGTCAGGATCGAGGGAGAGAAGGCAGTTCCCATTTTAAAGGGCAGTGGTGCAGTGACCAGCTTTGTAGATGCTGACGGTTTCATAGAAGTCCCGGAGACAGTTGAAATACTTGAGGCTGGAGAAGAGGTTGAAGTCACGCTGTTTGGGTGA
- the fen gene encoding flap endonuclease-1 → MGVQIGELIPRKEIELENLYGKKVAIDAFNAMYQFLSTIRQRDGTPLMDSQGRITSHLSGFFYRTINLMEAGIKPAYVFDGEPPEFKKKELEKRREAREEAEEKWYEALEKGDLEEAKKYAMRATRVNEQLINDAKKLLELMGIPVVQAPSEGEAQAAHMAAKKAVYASASQDYDSLLFGAPRLVRNLTITGRRKLPGKNVYVEVKPELVVLEEVLKELGIDREKLIELAILVGTDYNPGGIKGIGPKKALTIVKRTKDPLKKYQKESDVDLYAIKEFFLNPPVTDDYELKWREPDEEGILKFLCDEHDFSEERVKNGLERLKKAVKAGKQRTLESWFGR, encoded by the coding sequence ATGGGAGTCCAGATCGGTGAGCTGATACCGCGGAAGGAGATAGAGCTGGAAAACCTCTACGGCAAGAAGGTTGCCATAGACGCTTTCAACGCCATGTACCAGTTCCTCTCAACGATAAGGCAGCGCGATGGGACTCCACTAATGGATTCACAGGGGAGGATAACTTCTCATCTCAGCGGCTTTTTCTACAGAACCATCAACCTGATGGAAGCCGGTATAAAGCCGGCCTACGTCTTCGATGGCGAACCTCCGGAGTTCAAGAAGAAGGAGCTTGAGAAGAGGCGTGAGGCTAGAGAAGAAGCCGAGGAAAAGTGGTATGAAGCCCTTGAAAAAGGTGACCTTGAGGAGGCCAAGAAGTATGCGATGCGTGCCACGAGGGTGAACGAGCAGCTGATAAACGACGCCAAAAAGCTCCTTGAGCTTATGGGCATTCCAGTTGTCCAAGCTCCGAGCGAGGGAGAGGCTCAAGCGGCTCACATGGCCGCCAAGAAAGCTGTCTATGCCTCAGCAAGCCAGGACTATGACTCCCTTCTCTTCGGTGCGCCGAGGCTCGTGAGAAACCTCACGATAACCGGAAGGAGGAAGCTCCCCGGGAAGAACGTCTATGTTGAGGTCAAGCCGGAGCTGGTTGTCCTTGAGGAAGTTCTCAAGGAACTCGGCATAGACAGGGAGAAGCTTATCGAGCTGGCAATCCTTGTTGGAACGGACTACAACCCTGGTGGAATCAAAGGCATAGGTCCAAAGAAAGCCCTCACGATCGTTAAGAGAACCAAAGACCCCCTTAAGAAGTACCAGAAGGAGAGCGACGTTGACCTCTACGCCATAAAGGAGTTCTTCTTAAATCCCCCCGTTACGGACGACTACGAGCTTAAGTGGCGCGAGCCAGACGAGGAAGGCATCCTCAAGTTCCTCTGCGATGAGCACGACTTCAGTGAGGAGAGGGTCAAAAACGGCCTTGAAAGGCTCAAGAAAGCGGTAAAAGCTGGAAAACAGAGAACCCTGGAGAGCTGGTTTGGACGTTGA
- a CDS encoding transcription initiation factor IIB codes for MSGKRVCPVCGSTEFIYDPSRGEIVCKVCGYVIEENVVDEGPEWRAFDPGQREKRARVGAPESILLHDKGLSTDIGIDRSLTGLMREKMYRLRKWQSRLRVSDAAERNLAFALSELDRLASNLSLPKHVEEEAARLYREAVRKGLIRGRSIEAVIAACVYAACRLLKVPRTLDEIADVSRVDKKEIGRSFRFIARHLNLTPKKLFVKPTDYVNKFADELGLSEKVRRRAIEILEEAYQRGLTSGKSPAGLVAAALYIASLIEGEKRTQREVAEVARVTEVTVRNRYKELVEKLKLKVPIA; via the coding sequence GTGAGCGGGAAGAGAGTCTGTCCCGTGTGTGGCTCAACGGAGTTCATATATGACCCCAGCAGGGGTGAAATAGTCTGTAAGGTTTGCGGTTACGTCATCGAGGAGAACGTGGTCGATGAGGGCCCTGAGTGGAGGGCCTTTGATCCGGGCCAGAGAGAGAAGAGGGCGCGCGTCGGTGCTCCCGAGAGCATACTTCTCCACGACAAGGGACTTTCCACTGACATTGGAATAGACAGGTCGCTAACTGGCTTGATGCGCGAGAAGATGTACAGGCTGAGGAAGTGGCAGTCCCGCCTCAGGGTAAGCGATGCAGCAGAGAGAAATCTTGCCTTTGCCCTGAGCGAACTTGACAGGCTCGCGAGCAACCTCAGCCTTCCAAAGCACGTTGAGGAAGAGGCGGCGAGGCTCTACCGTGAGGCCGTTAGGAAGGGCCTCATTAGAGGCCGCTCAATAGAGGCCGTCATAGCCGCCTGTGTTTACGCCGCCTGCAGGCTTCTGAAAGTTCCAAGGACCCTTGATGAGATTGCCGATGTTTCCCGCGTTGACAAGAAAGAGATAGGAAGGAGCTTCCGCTTCATAGCGAGGCACCTCAACCTCACTCCAAAGAAACTCTTCGTCAAGCCTACGGATTACGTGAACAAGTTCGCTGATGAGCTCGGCCTCAGCGAAAAGGTCAGGAGACGGGCCATAGAGATCCTCGAAGAGGCCTATCAGAGGGGTCTCACGAGCGGGAAGAGTCCAGCTGGTCTGGTAGCGGCCGCGCTTTATATCGCGAGCCTGATCGAGGGCGAGAAGAGAACCCAAAGAGAGGTAGCGGAAGTTGCCAGAGTCACTGAGGTTACCGTGAGGAACAGGTATAAAGAGCTGGTGGAAAAGCTGAAGCTCAAGGTTCCAATAGCGTGA
- a CDS encoding DNA-binding protein yields the protein MAEDIEEIRKRKLMELQKKYLEQQKAQEEALKREMELEAQLEAIMRKILTPEARERLGRVKLVKPELARQVELLLVQLYQAGQIRERIDDAKLKRILAEIDARTRRDFKIKW from the coding sequence ATGGCGGAGGACATAGAGGAGATCAGGAAGCGCAAGCTCATGGAGCTCCAGAAGAAGTACCTTGAACAGCAGAAGGCCCAGGAAGAAGCCCTTAAGAGGGAGATGGAGCTGGAAGCCCAGCTTGAGGCTATTATGAGAAAAATCCTCACACCTGAAGCAAGAGAGAGGCTTGGACGGGTCAAACTCGTCAAACCGGAACTGGCGAGACAGGTTGAGCTGCTCTTAGTCCAGCTCTATCAGGCTGGGCAGATAAGGGAGAGGATAGACGACGCAAAGCTGAAGAGGATTCTGGCCGAGATAGACGCCAGAACGAGGAGAGACTTCAAGATCAAGTGGTAA
- a CDS encoding 30S ribosomal protein S19e has translation MATVYDVPGDLLVERVAKALKEVPEIKPPEWAPFVKTGRHKERLPEQEDWWYYRVASVFRKVYVDGPVGIERLRTWYGGRKNRGHAPEHFYKAGGSIIRKALQQLEAAGFVQKVPGEGRIVTPKGQSFLDKIATELKKELEEQIPELKKY, from the coding sequence ATGGCGACTGTCTATGACGTTCCCGGTGACCTGCTCGTCGAGAGGGTTGCCAAGGCTCTGAAGGAGGTTCCCGAGATAAAGCCACCAGAGTGGGCCCCGTTCGTCAAGACCGGGAGGCACAAGGAGAGGCTTCCCGAGCAGGAGGACTGGTGGTACTACCGCGTTGCCAGCGTCTTCAGGAAGGTCTACGTGGACGGACCCGTTGGAATAGAGAGGCTCAGAACCTGGTACGGCGGAAGGAAGAACCGCGGTCACGCTCCGGAACACTTCTACAAGGCCGGAGGAAGCATCATCAGGAAGGCCCTCCAGCAGCTTGAGGCCGCTGGGTTCGTCCAGAAGGTTCCGGGCGAGGGAAGGATCGTTACTCCAAAGGGCCAGAGCTTCCTCGACAAGATAGCCACCGAGCTCAAGAAGGAGCTTGAGGAGCAGATCCCCGAGCTCAAGAAGTACTGA
- a CDS encoding YhbY family RNA-binding protein — protein sequence MKRLPGSVRRAIRARYYDIEPRAWIGKRGLAESVIEEINTQLEKDGILKVEIRKGALISTGMDRKALAERVAELTDSELIDIRGKRFILFKPREGWERYLRRLERKASAQRREEKPVQKVRLDIANFRKKFKKGRD from the coding sequence ATGAAGAGACTACCCGGCAGCGTGAGAAGAGCTATTCGCGCGAGATACTACGACATAGAGCCGCGAGCGTGGATTGGAAAGAGAGGATTAGCCGAGAGTGTTATCGAAGAGATAAACACCCAGCTTGAGAAGGACGGAATCCTGAAGGTCGAGATAAGGAAGGGCGCGCTCATCTCAACCGGAATGGACAGAAAGGCCCTAGCAGAGAGGGTCGCGGAGCTCACCGACAGCGAGCTTATAGACATCAGGGGCAAAAGGTTTATATTGTTCAAACCGAGGGAAGGCTGGGAAAGGTATTTAAGGCGCCTTGAAAGAAAGGCGTCCGCCCAGAGGCGGGAGGAGAAACCCGTCCAGAAAGTCAGGCTCGATATCGCTAACTTCAGGAAGAAGTTTAAGAAGGGGAGGGATTGA